The genomic DNA GGGCAACCGCTCGGGTCCTGGCCCAGCTCGCCGGCCACCGCCAAGTGCTCTTCTTCACCTGTCACCCCGACAGCCGGCGCGCCTTGGAGCAGGCGGCCCGGGACGCCCGGGCGGAGGTCGCCGTCTATCGCGTCGAGGACGGAGCCCTCAGTCCCGGGGGCGAAGACCGGAACTCCTCCAAGGCTCATTGACCCCGCTGGTCGAACCTGTTAGTTAGAGCATGCGTAAGTATCTGGGGCCCCTCAGCTTCAGCGCCACCGATCATGAGACTCCTCGCCATCAGCCCGCAAGACCGCCGCCGCGACCAGCTCGAGGAGAGCCTCGTCCAATCCGGCCTGGAGTACCGCTGGGCTCCCTCCTTCGAGCACGCCGAGGGCCTGCTGAGCCAGGACGGCGACGGATGGTTGGTACTCCCCACCGGTCCCGTCGACGATCAGATGCTGGAGGATCTGCGGCAGCTGCGCCGCCGCTACAGCGTGGGCCAATGCCAGATCCTGGTGGCCGCCGACGCCGGACGGTCGCAGATCGAGGCGCTCCTGGAAGCCGGCGCCGACGATTTTCTGCCTCTGCCTCTGAACGCTGATCAGCTCGCCCTGCGCGCCCGCATCGCCCGTCACCGGCTGCGCCGGGAAGCCCTCGCCGGTCCCACCGGTGCGGTGCGGGAGAATGATCAGGGGTTGCGGTTGGTGATGGAGAAGCTCCCGTCGCTGCTGCTGGCCACCGACCGCGAGATGCGCCTGATCTCGCTGCTGGGCGGCGGTGTCGAGGCTCTGCAGCTGGATGCGGAGTCCATGGACGGACAGAAACCCATCGCCGGCACGCTCTTCGACCTCTTCGAAACCGATGATCCGGACTACCCTCCCATCCGGGGTATTCGGCAGGCTCTGGGGGGCGAGTCGGTGCAGCTGGAGTTCGAGTGGCTGGATCAGACCTTCCACACCCACATCGAACCCATCCGCGACGCCCAGCGGGAGATCACCGGCGCCATGGCGGTGTCTTTGGACATCACCCAGCACCGGCGCACCGAGAAGGCCCTGAGCCTCAAGGACGCCTACTTCCAGCAGCTGTTCGAGAATTCTCCCCAGGCCATCATCATCCTCGACAATCAGGAACGCATCTGGACCGTCAACCGCGGCTTCGAGGAGCTCTTCGGCTACGACGCCGAAGATCTGCGCCAGAGCTCCCTAAACAATCTCATCGTGCCGCCGGGCCTCCAGGACGAGGGCCGGGACCTGATGGCGACGGTGCTCGAGGACCAGATCGTGCACACCGAGACCGTGCGCCGGCACCAGGACGGGCGACTGATCTTCGTCTCCCTCCTCGCCTACCCCATCCGCTTCGAGGGCAAGGTCATCGGCGTCTACGGCATCTACAACGACATCACCGAACGCAAGCGCTCGGAGGAGTTGCTGCGCTACGACGCCCTCCACGACTCCCTGACCGGGCTACCCAACCGCACCATGTTCAAGGATCGGGTGCAGCGCAGCCTGGAGCAGGCCCGGCGCCAACCCGGCTATCTCTTCGCCGTGCTCTTCCTCGACCTCGACCACTTCAAGGTGATCAACGACAGCCTCGGGCATGGCCTCGGCGACAAGCTGTTGATCTCCATCGCCGAGCGACTCAAGCGCACCCTGCGCCCCGGCGATACGGTCGCCCGGCTGGGAGGTGACGAATTCGTGGTGTTGCTGGGCGAGGTGCGCAGCCTGGAGGACGGCTTGGGGGTCGCCCGGCGCATTCAGGAAGAACTGTGCACGCCCTTCGACCTCAGCGGCCACGAGGTCTTCACCGGCGCCAGCATCGGCGTCGCCCTGGGCACCAGCTCCTACCGCCACCCGGAGGAGCTGATCCGCGACGCCGACATCGCGATGTATGAGGCCAAGGCCCTGGGCCGTGGCTGCCACGCCGTCTTCGACGCCGAGATGCACACCCAGGCCATGGAGCGGTTGCACCTGGAGACCGATCTCCGGCGGGCGGTGGAGCGCCAGGAATTCTGCGTCCACTACCAGCCCCTGGTCCGCCTCGACGACGGCCGAATCCACGCCTTCGAAGCCTTGGTGCGCTGGATGCACCCGGAGCGCGGCCTGCTGCCGCCGCGGGCCTTCCTTTCGCTGGCGGAGGAAACCGGCCTCACCGTCGCCCTCAGCCGTCAGGTGCTCCGCCAGGCCTGCGCCCAGCTGCGGGATTGGCAGGAGGAATTCCCCGAGCTGACGGTGAGCGTCAACCTCTCGGCCAAGCAATTCCTCCAGCCGGATCTGGGAACCCAGCTGGATCAGGTACTGGAGAAGGCGGATCTGGATCCCGCCAAGCTTCGCCTGGAGATCACCGAGGGAGTCATCCTGCACAACGCCCAGGCAGCGGTGGACAATCTCCAAGGCCTCAAGGAACGCCACATCCAGCTCTACCTAGACGACTTCGGCACCGGCTATTCGTCCCTCAGCTATCTACAGAATTTCCCCATCGACACCCTCAAGATCGACCGCTCTTTCGTCTCCGGCGGCGAGGACGGCGAGGGCAATCCGGAGATCGTCCGCACCATCGTGACCCTGGCGCACAATCTGGGCTTGGAGGTGGTGGCGGAGGGGGTCGAGACGGCGGAGCAGCTGGCGAGACTCCGAGAGCTGGGCTGCGAATGGGGTCAAGGCTACTTCTTCGCCCGCCCCCTGGACGCCGACCTCGCCTTGGAGCTCCTGCGCCGGAATCAGCGCTGGTAGGAACTAGTTCTTATCCTGGACTTCCCCGGTCATGGTGGAGACTTTGACCGGCAACACCGTCCTCTTGCTCACTCCCCCGTCCTTGTTCTTCGTCAGCACCTGCAGGTCCTGCAGCAGCCCGCCGATGGGCACCACCATCTTTCCTCCTACCTTGAGCTGCTCGATGAGCGGGTCGGGGATCCGTGGCGGAGCGGTGGTGAGGATGATGGCGTCGAATGGGGCTTCCTCGGGCCAACCCTTGTAGCCGTCCCCCTCGCGCACGATGACGTTGTCGTAGCCCAGAGAGGAGAGAGCCTTGCGGGCCTTGCGGGAGAGCATCTCGTTGATCTCGATGGTGTAGACCTCTTTCGCCACCCGCGAAAGCACCGCCGAGTGATAGCCCGAGCCGGTGCCGATTTCCAACACCTTCTCGTCGCCGTCCAGCTCCAGTAACTCGGTCATCAACGCCACCATGTAGGGCTGGTAGACGGTCTGCCCCCAACCGATGGGCACCGGCTGATCATCGTAGGCCTGGCCCCGGTAGTTGGGGTCGACGAACATGTGGCGCGGCACCTCGAGCATGGCATCGAGCACCTGCTTCTGGTCCACGCCCCGAGCGCGAATCTGCTTCTCCACCATGTTGGAGCGCAGCAGCGATTGGGGATCCCGGGGGTTCTGAGCCCAGGCCATGCGCGTGTTGCGAGCCGCCTCGCCGGAGCTCGGCGGTGGCGAGACGCGATCCGCGGCGGCCTCCGGCATAGCGCTACCGGCGGAGCTGGCGGGCTCCTGGGAAGTCGAAGGGGATACCGCCTGAGAGAGCCGGTGGACGCCCTCGGGGAAGAGCTGATAGGCCGCGACCAGGACCAGAGCGGCCAACCAGGGCAGCCACCGGAGGAGGCGAAAACCCTTGGCGGAGCGGTCGTTCTTCACGAGGAGCCTTCCTGCACCCGGCCGGTCATGGGTACGAAGCGCACCGGCGCCACCCTACGGCGCTCGAAACCGTCCTCGGTGCGGGTGAGCACCAGCAGCTCCTGATCGTAATCCCCCAAGGGCAGCACCATGCGCCCTCCCACCACCAGCTGCTCCAACAGCGGTTCCGGAACTCTCGGCGGAGCGGCGGTGAGCAGGATGGCATCGAAGGGCGCTTCCTCCGGCCAACCTTCGTAACCGTCCCCGATGCGCAGGTGAACATTCTCGTAGCCCTGCTGCTCCAGGACCGCAGCCGCCCGGCGGCCGAGGGGCTCGACGATCTCGATGCTGAAGACCTCGGACACCGTGCGCGACAACACCGCAGCGTGATATCCCGAGCCAGTGCCCACTTCCAGCACCCGTTCTTGTCCGGTGGGCTCCAGAAGCTGCACCATCAAAGCCACAACGTACGGTTGGGAGATGGTCTGTCCCTCGCCGATGGGCAGAGGGTGATCGCCGTAGGACTCATCCGCATAGGTCGGCGGCACGAAGTGGTGCCGCGGGACCTCGCTCATGGCCGCCAGCACGGTGGGATGGTCAATGCCGCGCCGGCGAAGCTGGGTGTCGATCATCTGCTGACGAGCGATACGAAAATCCTCCTCCGCCGAGTTTGCCGAATCCGCCCGCTGCTCCGAGGCCCTCGCCGCCTCTGTCGGGGCTCGCAACCCATCCGGGCCGCCGCCCTCGGAAGCCCACCAGCTCGCCGTGAAGGCGAGCAGGGGGACGGTTGCCAGCACCGCGATGAGCGGGCGTACGTTCAAGAACCCTCCCGCCGATAGACGATGCGGCCGTCCACCACCGTCATGGTGATCTCGACCTGCGGGATCTCTTCCTCCGGCACGGTCATGATATCGCGCTCGAAGACCACCAGATCCGCCCGTTTGCCGACGCTCAAGGAGCCCACCTCATCCTCCAAAAAGAGGGAATGAGCGGCATCGAGAGTGAATCCGGCGAGGGCCTGGGGCCGGGTCAGACTTTGATCCACATACCAGCCGTCGGAGGGCATGCCGTCGAGATCCTGGCGGGTCACCGCGGCATAGAGACCGAGACGGGGATCCGCCGACTCCACCGGAAAGTCGCTGCCCAGCGCCAACGGCACCCCCGCCGCCCGCATGCGCTGCCAGGCGTAGGCCCCGAGGATCCGCCGTGCACCCACCCGGGCCTCCGCCCAGGGCATGTCGGAGGTGGCGTGGGTCGGCTGCATGGAGGCGATGATCCCCAGATCCGCCATACGCTGGATATCCGCCAGGCGCATCACCTGAGCATGCTCCAAGCGGAAGCGAGCTGCGCGCTGGGGCTCGCCGCCGAAAGCCCTCTCCAGAGCGTCCAGAGCCACCAAGGCCCCCCGATCACCGATGGTGTGAATGCCCACCTGGAAGCCGGTGTCCAAAGCCCGCCGAGCGGTGGCCTCGACAGCGTCTCCGTTGGTGGTGAGCAATCCCAGATTTCCCGGATCGTCGGTGTAGGGCTCCACCAGCGCCGCGCCCCGGCTGCCCAGGGCGCCGTCGGCGTAGAGCTTGATGCCGCGGACCTGGAGCCGAGCCTGGGGGTCGATCTCCGGCCCGCGCTCGAACCACTGCCTCAGCAGACCGGCGTCGTCGGTGAGGAAAAGAGCCGCCCGCAGCGACAGCTCGTCCCTCTCCCGAAGGTTGCGGTAGGCCTGGTAGACCGGCGTGCCGATCCCCATGTCGGTGACGGTGGTGAGGCCGCGGGCCAGACAGTGCTCGGCGGCCCGCTGGAGACGCCGCTCCAGATCCGCCGCGCTGGGCTCCGGCAGCTGGTCCGCCACCGCCTTGATGGCGTTGTCGATGAGGACGCCGGTGGGCTGCCCCTCGGCGTCGCGCAGGAAACGGCCACCGCTAGGATCCTCGACCTCGGCGGTGATGCCCAGCGTCTCCATGGCCAGGGCGTTGACCAACACCGCATGGCCGTCCACCCGGGTCGCCCACACCGGATGCTCCGGCAGCGCGCCGCTCAGCGCATCATGGTGGGGAAATTGCTGCTCCGGCCAGCGATTCTGATCCCAGCCGCGGCCCTGCACCCAGGTTCCCGAAGGCAGCTCGCGGGCAGCGGCGGCCAGCCGATCGATCACTTCCTGATAGCTGTTCGCACCGCCCAGGTCGACGGTTTCCAGCGCCAGCCCCAGGCCCTCGAGATGGGAGTGAGCGTCGATCAGCCCCGGGGTCACCGTTCGCCCCCCCAACTCCACCACCTCGGTGGACGGCCCCCGCAGCCTCTCGGCGCCGGCATCGGAACCGAGGTAGACAATCCGCCCGTCCTTCACCGCCAGGCTGCCCTCTACCGGCTCGGCGGGCTCCACGGGATAAAAGACCCCCTGCCTGAAAATGAGGTCGGCGGCGTCCTCGGAAGTGGATGCTTCCTGCCCCGATGCCCCCAGAGTAGCCAAAGAGGCGACCAGAGAGGCGGTGACGATCAGGGCTGCCAAGAGCAGCTGGTGTAGGACGTTTCTCATCGGTGACGCTCCTCGAAAGAGGCTGGAACCAAGGGCTCCAACAGCTCTTCCACGACAGTGAGAGGTGCAAACTCCGGGCCACGCCCCTTCGGAACACCGATGAACCGGCACCCCAGAGAGGAGGGCGGATCCTTGGGCCGCGGCACGGATCGAACAATTTACTCCGGGGCAACAGGTCAGCAGATCATGGTGATCGCCGAGCTGCGCTCTCGCCAGTATCTGACTCTCACCACGGCCTGCTAGACTCGCGCCGGATTGACCGCACGATGATACCGAAGGACATGCAATCGCTGGATCGAATCCTCGACAACCTGGACCACGTCCTCCACGCCTCGCCGGCGGACTTCACCGAGGTGGTCTGGCTGGAGACCCGGCGCCGCTCCGCCAGCACCGCCGAGGGCTCCGTCCCGGACTTCCCCGAACCGCCTCAGCGCTGCGCGTTGGTGCGGGTGGTGGAGGGCAGCCGCGAGGGGCAGTACCGCTGCGGCCACTACCGCACCGATTCCGCCCACCCCAACGACCTCGACGATGCCGTCCGCCAGGCCCTGGCCCAGGCGCGCAGCACACCGCCGGAGGAAGACTTTCAGCCCCCCTCGAAGGACCCGCAGGCGTCCCTGGAGCTGAAGGATCTCTTCGACCCGCGGCTGGCAGAGCTGGAGCCGGCGGAAGGGCAGGAGAGGCTGCAGCAGCTGATTCAAGATTCCGAGGAGCTGACCTTTCACTGGGGCGAAGCGCACCTCGCCATCGCCCACAGCACCGGCCTGCGGCGCAAGCTCCGGCTCACTGCGGCGGAGCTCTCGGTGATTCACGGCGAAGGCCCCGGTGCCGGCATCGCCCGCTCCGCAGCACGCACCCTCGAAGCCCTGGACGCCC from Acidobacteriota bacterium includes the following:
- a CDS encoding EAL domain-containing protein, with protein sequence MRLLAISPQDRRRDQLEESLVQSGLEYRWAPSFEHAEGLLSQDGDGWLVLPTGPVDDQMLEDLRQLRRRYSVGQCQILVAADAGRSQIEALLEAGADDFLPLPLNADQLALRARIARHRLRREALAGPTGAVRENDQGLRLVMEKLPSLLLATDREMRLISLLGGGVEALQLDAESMDGQKPIAGTLFDLFETDDPDYPPIRGIRQALGGESVQLEFEWLDQTFHTHIEPIRDAQREITGAMAVSLDITQHRRTEKALSLKDAYFQQLFENSPQAIIILDNQERIWTVNRGFEELFGYDAEDLRQSSLNNLIVPPGLQDEGRDLMATVLEDQIVHTETVRRHQDGRLIFVSLLAYPIRFEGKVIGVYGIYNDITERKRSEELLRYDALHDSLTGLPNRTMFKDRVQRSLEQARRQPGYLFAVLFLDLDHFKVINDSLGHGLGDKLLISIAERLKRTLRPGDTVARLGGDEFVVLLGEVRSLEDGLGVARRIQEELCTPFDLSGHEVFTGASIGVALGTSSYRHPEELIRDADIAMYEAKALGRGCHAVFDAEMHTQAMERLHLETDLRRAVERQEFCVHYQPLVRLDDGRIHAFEALVRWMHPERGLLPPRAFLSLAEETGLTVALSRQVLRQACAQLRDWQEEFPELTVSVNLSAKQFLQPDLGTQLDQVLEKADLDPAKLRLEITEGVILHNAQAAVDNLQGLKERHIQLYLDDFGTGYSSLSYLQNFPIDTLKIDRSFVSGGEDGEGNPEIVRTIVTLAHNLGLEVVAEGVETAEQLARLRELGCEWGQGYFFARPLDADLALELLRRNQRW
- a CDS encoding protein-L-isoaspartate(D-aspartate) O-methyltransferase translates to MKNDRSAKGFRLLRWLPWLAALVLVAAYQLFPEGVHRLSQAVSPSTSQEPASSAGSAMPEAAADRVSPPPSSGEAARNTRMAWAQNPRDPQSLLRSNMVEKQIRARGVDQKQVLDAMLEVPRHMFVDPNYRGQAYDDQPVPIGWGQTVYQPYMVALMTELLELDGDEKVLEIGTGSGYHSAVLSRVAKEVYTIEINEMLSRKARKALSSLGYDNVIVREGDGYKGWPEEAPFDAIILTTAPPRIPDPLIEQLKVGGKMVVPIGGLLQDLQVLTKNKDGGVSKRTVLPVKVSTMTGEVQDKN
- a CDS encoding protein-L-isoaspartate(D-aspartate) O-methyltransferase, with amino-acid sequence MNVRPLIAVLATVPLLAFTASWWASEGGGPDGLRAPTEAARASEQRADSANSAEEDFRIARQQMIDTQLRRRGIDHPTVLAAMSEVPRHHFVPPTYADESYGDHPLPIGEGQTISQPYVVALMVQLLEPTGQERVLEVGTGSGYHAAVLSRTVSEVFSIEIVEPLGRRAAAVLEQQGYENVHLRIGDGYEGWPEEAPFDAILLTAAPPRVPEPLLEQLVVGGRMVLPLGDYDQELLVLTRTEDGFERRRVAPVRFVPMTGRVQEGSS
- a CDS encoding amidohydrolase family protein; the protein is MRNVLHQLLLAALIVTASLVASLATLGASGQEASTSEDAADLIFRQGVFYPVEPAEPVEGSLAVKDGRIVYLGSDAGAERLRGPSTEVVELGGRTVTPGLIDAHSHLEGLGLALETVDLGGANSYQEVIDRLAAAARELPSGTWVQGRGWDQNRWPEQQFPHHDALSGALPEHPVWATRVDGHAVLVNALAMETLGITAEVEDPSGGRFLRDAEGQPTGVLIDNAIKAVADQLPEPSAADLERRLQRAAEHCLARGLTTVTDMGIGTPVYQAYRNLRERDELSLRAALFLTDDAGLLRQWFERGPEIDPQARLQVRGIKLYADGALGSRGAALVEPYTDDPGNLGLLTTNGDAVEATARRALDTGFQVGIHTIGDRGALVALDALERAFGGEPQRAARFRLEHAQVMRLADIQRMADLGIIASMQPTHATSDMPWAEARVGARRILGAYAWQRMRAAGVPLALGSDFPVESADPRLGLYAAVTRQDLDGMPSDGWYVDQSLTRPQALAGFTLDAAHSLFLEDEVGSLSVGKRADLVVFERDIMTVPEEEIPQVEITMTVVDGRIVYRREGS